The region CTATTTCTCTGATACGGCTTATTATGTTTTCTAATTTCTCTGTCGATAAAGTCAGAGGATCTCCGCCTGAGAGAAGTACATCTCTTATACGTTTGTTTTGCTTTATGTAATCAATAGCGCTGTTTAGAAGTTCGTCTGATAATGGAGAATCTGTTTCGCCTGCGAATCTTCTCCTGGTGCAATGCCTGCAGTACATCGAGCATTGATCAGTTATCAGTAGTAAAACGCGATCTGGATATCGATGTGTTAACCCCTTAACAGGAGAATCGACATCCTCGTGAAGGGGATCAATCATCTCTTCCTGTGAAATGTTAAGTTCTTTTGCAGTTGGAATTGCCTGCATTCGTATAGGGCATCTTGGGTTCTCCGGGTCCATCAGTGTAGCATAGTAGGGAGTTATTGCCATTCTCAAAAATTTCAGCGAATGTCTCACTCCTTCTCTTTCCTGGTCGGTTAGATTGACAACTTCTTGAAGAACATCAAGATTCATTATCCTGTTTCTCAATTGCCATTTCCAGTCGTTCCACTCATCTTCAGTAACATTCTTCCATAAAGAAATTTCCCTGAAATCTCTCATTTACTACCACCTCACAGAAATGTTTTCTTGCCATTCAACATGCTTTCAATATCGTTTTTTCCAATCAATATAACTTTTTTGACAAAAGTTTTTTTCTCTATTTCTTGTGCGAATTTCTTCAATGATTGTGGTATTTCTCCATTTGTTACTACGCCTATTCTATCTACTCCGTAGATGGCAGCGGCTACAAGTGCCTCTTCAAGAGCTTTCAATGTAATAGGATTAGAATAATATTTAATCTGAATAGCATACGAAACTTTCCTTTTTTTGATTATTAAATCTGCTCCAAAATCATGAGAACCCTTTGTTAAGGTTGATCGATATCCTGCATTTTTAAATACCTCAGCGATGAACTTTTCGAATTCCCACCCATCGCTGAAGCCAGTTTTCCACTTTTCTTTCAAAATGGTCGATTTTTTTCTTCTTTTAAAAGCATATAATAGCAAAAGGCACAAAAGCAAAATCAGTGTTATCCATATTAAAATCAAAGGAATCTTTCCTCCTGAACAAATTTTATTCGGTGTAATTTTTTTGTCTTGGACAATTTATTCAAGGCTTTTTGAGCATGCGGAGTAATTTCGGAGCAGTAAAGCTTTATTAACCTGGTATTTGATAAGAGAGCCATTACAACAGCTTTTTTAACATCTGCAAAATTCAGCGAATTTTCACATATCAAAACTATCTTTTTTTGAAAAGATTTTCTGTAAAGACCTATCCACGTTTTACCGGATTTAACACCTGCACAGCACTTCCAGCCAGAGTTTATAAGTGACTCACGAATGTTTTTTTCAGAAGATACAGGTTTTTTTGCTATTTTTACAAGAAGTATACTGATTATTATAAAAACAAGTATCTTAACCCAGAACATATTTTCACTCCACAATTAGACATTGTACAACGCCAGGTGATAAAATTATCTCTGGAGGTGCAGATTCTGAGAAAACCAACCTTCATACTTTTGATCGTGGCTGTGGTTATGAGCTTGAGCTTTCTCTTGTTTGCAATTTTCTTCTCCCAGAGAATTTTAACAGATTTGTTTTTCAAAAAAATAGAGGTAAATCCTTACTGTTTGCTTGTGGTTGGGACAGATGCTGTGATTGAAAGGACTGTTAGAACTGATGTAATAATGGTTGTTATCATAGACCATGAGAAAGGAAATGTTCTTTTAACCAATATACCACGAGATCTGCTTATTGGAGATGGTAAGATAAATGCAAAATACGAAAAAACCGGCATATCTGGATTGAAAGATACGGTCTCAGATCTCCTGAATCTTGAAATACACGGGTATGCGGTTATTGATTATGATGTTTTCAAGTTTTTAGGAGATAGTCTGGGACCGATCGAGATACAGATCCAGGAACCTATGAAATACGTTGATTCTGTTCAGAATTTGAATATCGATTTTCAACCAGGAACATATCTCATGAATGGTGAGCAATTGCTTGCTTACATAAGATACAGACGTGGTTCGATGGGAGATATATCAAGAATAGAGAGACAAAAAGAAGTCCTGCTTAAATTGATTGACAGGGCAAGAACTCTCGATTTGGCAAAAATGGTCTCGATATTTTCTCATGTATACAGGAATGTAACCACAGATGTTGGTATGGGAGAAATGGCATATTTGTTTTCCAGGCTGAAGAAAAAAATGAACATGAGTTTTTTGTCATTTCCGTATAAACTGGATAGTGATGGAAATGTAATTATCGATTCGCAGAAATTGGAAAGTTATAGAAATTCAATTATTACTCAGAATTTATCTGAGGATGTAAAAATACCAAAAATCCTTATAATCAATTGCTCAACAAATAAAACAAGGGGATTTCTGGTTCGCTTGGAAGAACTGTGGAATTCCAAAGTGGGGTTTTTACCACATCAAATTGTCTGGGAAGATATAGGCGTCAATTATTCAAAAAATACTGTTTTTGTTCTTAACAAAGCTATGAAAACGGAAATTACGAAGGTTGTTGAGGCTGTTTATCCGGAAATTACTTTTGATGTTAAGATAATTTCGCTAACAAGCGGCATGGATGAATATTTAGGCATTATTAAAAAAATGTCAGATAGCAGGATTTATCCGAGTTTTCCATTCGATGCGCTTGTGGTGGTGGTCAGGTGAAAGAACTTCATAAATGGAATCTGTCGCCAAAAGAGGCTATTGAAGAACAGAAAAAACTTGTCGAACTTCTGGAAAGATCTTCGATAAAAAAAGTTGATTTGGTAGCAGGAGTTGATCTGTCTTTTCCAAAAGAAGATCAAGGATGTGCAGTGATAGTTGTTTTGAATTTCCCAACTCTGAAAATTGTTGATTATGTAACTGAAGTGTCAAATATTTCATTTCCATATATACCAGGCCTGCTTGCTTTTCGTGAAGGACCAGTTTTTCTGAGAGCGTGGGAAAAATTGAAAATAAGACCAGATGTAGTTATGTTTGACGGGCAAGGCATTGCTCATCCCCGTCGAATAGGTATAGCGGCTCACATGGGGTTGTTTATTAACCTGCCAACTATTGGAGTGGCAAAGTCCCATCTTTATGGAACATACAAACAGCCGGGGAAACATAAAGGAGAGTACGAGTTCATTTACGACGAAAGCGAGATAATAGGTGCTGTTATCAGAACTAAAAACAACTGTAAACCGGTTTTTGTTTCTCCCGGTCACAAATGTGATGTTCAGTCTGCTATCGAGCTTGTTTTATCGTGTTGTGTCGGTTACAGGTTGCCTGAACCTACGAGAATTGCTCATCTTATTTCTCAAAAACAACGAGTAAAAGAGAAAGGGTTTAGTTCTTAGGAGGTGATCTGAATGTGGCAATATTTTATGCCCACAAAGGTAATTTTTTCAAAGAATGTACTGGAAAAAAACATTGATTTGTTCAAGAATTTTGGATCGAAAGCTCTGATAATTACCGGAAAGCATTCATCTAAAAAGAATGGATCTTTGCAAGATTTAGAAAAATCTCTTCAATCTGCTGGTGTTTATTATGAAATCTACGATAAAATTGAAGAAAATCCAACATACTCTCTTATACGTGAAGCAGTGTATTCGCTTCGAGATCGTAATTTCGATTTCATAATAGGTCTTGGTGGTGGTAGCCCGCTTGATTCTGCAAAGGCCATAGCGGTGCTTTTAAAAAACAAAGATATGAACGTGGAAGATCTTTACAACGCATCAAAATACGAACAATCACTTCCAATATGTGCAATTCCTACTACTTCCGGTACGGGAAGTGAGGTGACGCAGTACTCAGTATTGACGGATGATAGTGGTTATAAAAAAGGGTTTGCTCATCTTTCTATTTTTCCTGCGCTCGCCTTGATCGATCCGATTTATACAATAAGTATGAATGCTTCTCTGACCAGATCAACTGGTCTGGATGCACTGTGCCATGCTGTAGAGGGGTTTGTCTCGAAACGAGCCACACCTGTTTCTGATCTGTACGCAGTGCGGGCAATGGAATTGATAAAGGAAAATTTACCAAAGGCTCTGGAAAATCCTGAAGATTTAGGCGCCAGGGAAAATATGGCGTGTGCATCCTGCTTGGCCGGAATGGTCATAAGCCAGACCAGCACGACTCTTGCCCATGTTTTGGGATATCCTTTGAGTACTTTCAAGGGTATAAGGCATGGTGACGCTACAGCGCTGTTTCTTGATTCAATAGTTAACCAAGCTGAAAAAGAAATTCCTGAAAAGATTGCAACAATTAAAAAGATTTTCACAGATATTGGTGAATTTATCGCATCAGTTGGTCTGAAGGTGTCAGTTCAAATAACAGACGAAGAGCTTGAATCGTGGGTAAATAGAGCCAAACAGGCTGCTCACAATCAATGGACAAGAGGTATTTTTGATGAAAAATTGCTGAGGCATTTGTATGAAAGGGTGAAAAAAGATTAGCGCTCAGGTAATATTGAATAAATTTAAAAGAAATCACCATCCATGGATATACAAAAACGAGATAATGACTATCAAGGGTGATTTCGAAGACGGTCAGATTGTGGACGTATTTTTGAAAAGCGGTCAATTCTTTGCCCGTGGTTATATAAATACGAAATCAAAAATAACTGTTCGCATTCTAACATTCGAGCCAAAAACAATTGAACAGATTTTGCAGAGCAGAATAGAGCAGGCTATTCACAGACGCCGTTTCCTTCTAAAGTATGAACAAGCTTGCAGGCTTATTTACAGCGAATCTGATTGGCTTGCAGGTTTAATTGTTGATAAATTCGGACCTTACCTTGTTATTCAAATAAACACACTTGGCATGGAGAAATTGAAAGAACTCTCAGTGAAAATCCTATTACAGCAGGTAGAGGTGTCAGGTATCTACGAAAAATCGGATTCACCTGCACGATTAAAAGAAGGCCTGGAAAAACGAAGTGGCTGGATTTATGGAAATGGTCCGGAAATAATTTATTACAGATCAAATGGCCTTACTCTGGCATCTGATCTCAAAGGCCAAAAAACAGGGGCTTTCCTGGATCAGAGATTAAATGCCAGGGCTCTTTTTCCATACGCTGAAGGCAAAAAGTGCGTAGATGTTTTTTCTTACACAGGGAACTTTGCCTTGCATCTGTTGAAATATGGTGCCAAGCATGTAAAATTGATTGATTATTCTCAGAGATCGTTGCAAATAGCTGATCAATTGATGAAATTGAATGGTTTTGAAGGACGATACGATCTGATATGTGCCAATGCGTTCGATTGGTTGAAAAGAGAAACATCGCTCACAGAGCAATACGATCTCATTGTACTTGATCCTCCGTCTTTTGCAAAAACATCCTCTGCAAAAGAGTCAGCAGAACGTGGCCATAAAGAGGTTAATCTTCGTGCAATCAAGCTCTTGAAAAAACCTGGTCTGCTGGTGAGTTCCTCGTGTACGCAAATACTGTCTGCTTTTGATTTTGAAAGAGTTATGCAATCGGTGGCGAGTGATTGCAAGGTTAATTTAAGGATTGCTTACAGAGGTGGTCAACCTGAGGATCATCCTATTTTACTTGGAGTGCCAGAGACAGAATATCTGAAATTTTATATATTTGAAGCCTGGAGGCGAGATTGATGAGAATTTCGGAAAGATCAAAAAAGGCGCCGGCGAGTCCCATAAGAAAATTAGTGCCATTTGCCGAGGAAGCTGTAAAAAAAGGTAAAAAAATCTATTATTTAAACATAGGTCAACCTGATATACCAACACCTTCAATTTATTTTCAGTATGAGGAAAAACACAGACCCCAGATTGTAGCTTATACACACTCAGCAGGTCTTCTGCCACTGAGGGAGGCTTTTACAAAATATTACGCCAGATTCGATATAGATGTTTTCCCGGATGAAATCATCGTTACCAATGGTGGAAGTGAAGCTGTCCTGTTCGCTATGACAGTCGTGGCGGATCCGGGAGATGAAATACTTGTTCTGGAGCCGTTCTATGCCAATTACGCTGGATTTGCTGCTCAACTTGGTATCAATCTTGTTCCAGTTAGAACTCGCCCGGAGGATGGATATCAAATACCAAAGATGGGTGATTTTCTGGAGAAAATCAGTCACAGGACTAAAGCAATCATTTTTTCCAATCCCTGCAATCCTACGGGGGCTGTTTACGATGAAAAACAACTTGAAGTTATTGCTGAAGTTGCTTTGAAGAGAGATTTGTTTGTGATTTCAGACGAGGTTTATAGAGAATTCACTTTTGATGGTTTTAGGGCCATATCTATGATGAGTTTTTCTAATATTTCTGACAAAGTCATAGTTGTTGACAGTATTTCTAAAAGATATAGTGCCTGCGGCGCGCGGATTGGTACATTTATTACCAAGAATAAAGATATATATCAAGCAGCTATGAAACTGGCTCAGGCGAGACTCTGTCCTGCTATGACATCTCAATACGGTACTATTGGTCTTCTGACGCTTGACGATTTGTATTATTCACAAATGAGAAAAGAGTATGAAATGAGAAGAGATGTTGTTTACGAAGAACTTCAGCGCATTGATGGAGCAGTCTTCAAGAAACCTCACGGGGCTTTTTATATTTCGGTGAAACTTCCAATCGACAATTCTGAAGATTTTGTGAAATTTATGTTGACGGAGTATGAGGTTGAAGGAAAAACGACAATGGTGGCACCTCTCAGTGGATTTTATGTAACACCATCTACGGGGATGAGTGAGATCAGAATAGCGTATGTTCTGGAACGCGAACAACTGAGGGATGCAGTTGCAATTTTGACTTCAGGTTTGAAAACTTACATAGAGAGAAGAAATAAATAAAATGCCGCAGATATTTCAATACGGGATTCTTTTCTCCTTGGCTACTCTAATATCCCGCGTAACCGGTTTGATTAGAGATGTACTTCTTGCGCACAAATTCGGCGCGGGAGTTGAATTTGATTCATATGTGATTGCCATTTCTTTTCCTTTTTTGCTCAGGCGCGCCTTTGCTGAAGGGGCTATGACCTCGGCTTTCGTACCGCTTTACAACGATCGTGGAAAGAGCAATGAGTTTGCTTCTGCCGTTATAACGAGCATAGGTATAGTTACCATTTCTCTGACAGTTTTTGTAGAGATTTATCCAAAGATAGTACCGATATTACTATCGAGCGGGGCATCGCAGGAAGTCCGACTACTTACATCATCATTATCTCGCTTTAGCATGCCTTTCGTTGTTTTTATATTTCTCTGGGCGGTATTATATGCAATTCAAAATTCGCATAATAAGTTTTTCATTCCTGCTCTCTCTCCTATGCTGATGAATTTTGGGGTAATCCTCGGAACCCTGATGTCTGATCTTTTTGAACCGGCAGTACTCGGTCCGACGATTGGGTTTACTGTTGGAGGAGCATTAATGTTTGTCAGCCTGATACCCGGTGCAAGAAAATCCGGATTTAGATACAAACCAACCTTCAAAGGTACAGGAGATTTTCTGAGACTCTTTTTTCCAGCATTACTGGCTATGACAGTTTCGGAATTTAACGTTTTGATAGATATAAACGTTGCTTCTTTACTCGGCCCTGGCGGTGTTTCGGCAATGCAGTATGCGAACAGATTCTATCAATTACCTTTTGGAGTTTTTGGTGTTGCTATGGCTACTGTTGTTTTGCCGGTGATATCAAATGAGATGCAAAACTCAAAGAAGTACACCTCTGAATCCATTAGATTATCACTCTTTTTAACAGTGCCTTCGGCGGTAGGTTTGATGGCTTTAAGTGAAAGATTAATATCGCTGGTTTACCAGCATGGGGCTTTTACATACGAAGATACTATCAAAACAAGCGCGGTTCTGTTTTACTATTCTATAGGGTTACCTTTTTATTCTATTATGGCCGTTCTTTCGCGTGTTTGTCATGCAAAAAAAGATATGAGAACACCTTTTATTGCAACAGTCATTTCTTTTATCGTAAACAGCGTTCTGGATTTTGTTCTCGGTTTGACTATGAATATAATTGGAATTGCTCTGGCAACTTCATTAGCGGGACTCTGTGGAATGATCTATCTTGCCTTTAGAATAAAGCCCACTATCGATTGGAAACATATAGCAAAAATTTTGGTTGCTTCGAGTGCTATGGGAATAATTATTATGATCATATCTTTGTTTGGATCGTCACACATGTTGACTTTGTTGCTCGTTTTACTTGGGATGGTTATTTATGTGATTTTCTGTAAATTGCTCAATTTACCTGAATTGAATGAATTTTTTAGATTGATTCGCAAATGAAACTGGCATAGCCAACTACCTGACTTCTTTCTCCAGTGACATCACCACTTGTTGCATGTTTTAGCAGTCTTGGTAAACCAAAATGTTTCATGAACAGAAAACTTGTCACGACAGATAAACCACACATTGTTACCTTCTCTTTTGCTACTACGGAATAAAGTCCTGTGGGATCTTTTGTTAGAATTTTATCTATCACCATTTGGTCTTTCTTTACGGTTATTTCATCACTTTCGTAGTGATTAAAATCTGTTGTGAAAACAAATAACGTCGAAGGGAAATTTTCTGCAATGTGGTCAAGCGCTATAGCTATTTTTTCACAACTTTTTATGAATATGGGAAACACTGCGATAGGTAATATTTGAAAATCGTCAAACAAATACTGCAAAAAAGGCAATTGGACTTCTATGGAGTGTTCGCTTATGTGTGATTTAAAATCAGCGTTTGCTTCATCGCAGTACTGTAGAAATATCTCGGCTGCATCTGTTGAAACATGGAGCTCTCCAAATGGAGTGACCCAGGTTCCTCTATTGTAAACACCTATGGGTCGTCCGTAACCTGTGTGATTTGGACCAACCAGAACCACAAGTTCTGGTTTTCCCAATTTACTTATTTCAGCATAAGCATGTGCTGCAACGGGACCGCTGTAGATATAACCTGCATGAGGAACAATCACAGAACTATGTTTTTTCAAAGGCTGATCAGGTTTATCTGGAATATGCCCAGGACCAAGCGAAGATGTAAAGGCCTCTTCAATAGAAAATTTTAATCTTTCAGGAGAAGCAGGATAAAAACTTCCTGCTGCGACAGCGGTTCTCCTCATTGTTCAATCACCCTCGCTGTTATGAAAATAAGTAATTCTCTCTTATCGGCCTTTTCAGTTTTGCTCCTGAATAACTGTCCAATGAAGGGTAAGTCACCAAGAAATGGCATTTTTGCGCTTGTTTCTTCTTTTGTTTCTCTCATCAAGCCGCCGATTACCAATGTATCGCCATTTTTGAGTATCACATCAGTTTCTGTTTCTCGCGTGCTCTCGCCAGGAATGTCTATATTTGGATAATAAGTTGGCTTGCTAACTTTTGTAAAAATGTTCAATTCAATTGTGCCATCTGTACGAACATATGGAGTTATTCTCAGTTCTATACCTGTATCCAGGAAATTAACTATAACATTACCATCAGCATCAATAGTCTGGTATGGAACTCTGTCCCCAATAAGGATTCTTGCTTCTTTTCCACTACTTGTAACTATTCTTGGGCTTGCCAGCAAGTTGTCTAAATTGTTTGAGTTATTTAATTCAAAAACAGCTGTTACAGATGCGCCGGAAAGATAAGAGAAGAGTTTCTGATAGTCAAAAAGATTTATTACAGATGTGCTAAGGCTGAGCGATGTACTGCTTACAGTTATCTCTGGAGCCTGTCCGGGTAAAGAAATACTCAAAGAGTTTTGCCTGGTAATTTCATCTATAAGAGATCTGTCCACCAGTTTTGCCTCGATTTCAATTTGTTTAAGCGGTTGTGCAATCTGCAGAATTGTCTGATCAAGCTGGTCTTTCATTTTTTTACTCAAACCAGTAACCACCATCAAATCATTTAATTCGTCAATATAGACTTTCCCACCGTAAAATTCGATCAGTGACTTTATTCTGTCGAGATTATGGGGAAGAGTATATACAAATTTTTCTTCAGTCGTCGTATCAGTAACGGACCTGGGTTTTATGAGGACCGTAACATTATCGCTTTCTAAAAAGGCATAACCATACTGGCTTTGTATCAGATCTGTGAATTGTTTCCAGTTTATTGAGGAAACGTTCATCGTTATTTTTTCTTCGGGTACAGCGATAAATACCATTGAAATATTCAATTCTCTGGCAATTTCTGATATTACTTCTCTGAGAGAAATTTCGTTGCACTTCACAGCTATACTTCCATCTTCATTTTTTGATATTTTAACCGGTTGAGTCTCAACTTTTGCAAGCTCAGATTTCTGTTGAACAATTTCCTGAAAGTTTTTATAGTTGTTTATTGCATCCTGAACATCTTCTTCGTATCCAGATATCACTACAACCCCAAGGTTTGGATAGGCACTGAGTTTCGATGTATTTCCAATCGATTGTAAAAAGCCAGTGAATTCCTCAAAAGGTACTTTTTCACTGTATTCGATTACTTTTACTGTGATCTTTTTTTCTGTTTCCGAAACCTTTGGAAGATTTGCTATAAGCTCTTGCAAAATTTTCTCTGCATTTTCTACAGACTGCTTATCGGCCCATAAAACCATAGTTTGACCTGCTGTTAAAACTTCAACTTTTGTCAATTTATTGAGGACTTCCACTAATTCCTGTACAGAAAAACCTTCAGGTATTTGTGTTATTCTGTAAACTTTACTTGGTTTTTCGCTTAATTGACCGCTCAGTTGAGATAAAAATTTCTCTGCTTGCTCGATTTTTGCTTTTTCTCCGCTGAGAATATAAAATAGGTCAGTTTTTTCCACATCAACTTCATAGAGTTTTGTGAGAAGCAGTTTTATGTCGTCAAAATTGATTGTTTCTAGCGCGGGAACCAGCTTCGTGTCTTTCTCGATTTTTAAAGATGAGATAGTTTCAGTAATTTTCTTAATTTCAGCAGCTGCTTTGTTAAGGTCCTCTTTATTGTATGAACTTATTAGGATTCTTCGCAGCGATTTCAGGTTTGCTTCAAATTTCACATCAAGTGTACTTTCCATAAGGGTTTTCAACTCAGAATAGACATCATCATCCAGTTGTACTTCAAGACTTCTGATCGTTCTGTCTTTTACAAAGGTAGCAATGAAATTCCTTGCTTTATTGAGATCTTCATCTGTACCAACCACCTTCAGTACATTTTGAACACTGTTGCTTTCGATTCCATAAATTTGCTTTAGAATGTCAGATACCTGGCTGGCTACTTCGTAGTCATTCAGGAAAAAGATCTCCGACTTTTTTCTACTCATGAGAAACTTGACGAAATCATCTGAAATATCCCTTGCGCTTTTTCTTATATCTTCGGGGGCAAAAACGATAATACCGTTGTCCTCAGATTTGATAAATCGAGAAGCTGGTATTCCAAAAATGTTGCTGAGTATTGAAATTAAGCTTTCTTGAAACTTTTCTGGAATAAAAATGTGCTCGTATTCAGCTTTGAAAAAACCAAAATCATTGAGAATACTTTCAGCTATTTTTAGCTGTGAATCCGATCCCTTGACTTCTATCACGCCAAAAGGCATTTTTACTGTTTCAAGACCTATCTGGGAGAGAATTTCAGTAGCTTCCTCTGGATAAACAACTTTGAACTGTTTAATTTTAGTTTGGACCACAGGGGTTGATTCCTCGGTTGATTTACTTATTTGCTGAAACTTTGTCTCAAGTTCTTTTATGTAGCTGAGAACGCTTTGGACAATTTTCGAATCGCCTTTGATGATGATTTTATTGAGTCCCTCAATTGAATTATATTCAAAATTGTAAATATTTCTTAGAGAATCAAGAAGTTTGAAAACATCGTCTTTTGGGACAGATATAGTGATTTCTTTTGTAATAGATGGTGGAGTTACTGACAGAATCTTTGATATTAAATCTTGCTCAAATAAGCTGCCATACACGAACAATACAGCTTTGTTTGGCAGGTAAGTCATAACGGTTGTCGGAGAAAGGATTGTTTCGAGTTTTTTAACTACTTCTTCATTCTTCACATCATAAATGCCCCAGAACTGGTTAAAGCGAAAAGATATTTCGTTTCTGGTGCCTATATGTAATGTCCCAT is a window of Pseudothermotoga elfii DSM 9442 = NBRC 107921 DNA encoding:
- a CDS encoding type II secretion system protein GspD, with the translated sequence MKKIWTVLLLLISIFLFAAEINSILPVYQQNEVIFQIQSSEPFNKADIFVEKSASNAVISVHLKGTELLNTPFFLPIAYGPVDSLRAIGTYQGTLLIFQLLIPVDAKIDISQQTLQVKFPVSEKRIDLVLTSESDFETAVKFLAEEMNLNVVVSDSVKSIKMALKLSGISPEDALRNLLITAKVGDEPIAYSYMPDGTLHIGTRNEISFRFNQFWGIYDVKNEEVVKKLETILSPTTVMTYLPNKAVLFVYGSLFEQDLISKILSVTPPSITKEITISVPKDDVFKLLDSLRNIYNFEYNSIEGLNKIIIKGDSKIVQSVLSYIKELETKFQQISKSTEESTPVVQTKIKQFKVVYPEEATEILSQIGLETVKMPFGVIEVKGSDSQLKIAESILNDFGFFKAEYEHIFIPEKFQESLISILSNIFGIPASRFIKSEDNGIIVFAPEDIRKSARDISDDFVKFLMSRKKSEIFFLNDYEVASQVSDILKQIYGIESNSVQNVLKVVGTDEDLNKARNFIATFVKDRTIRSLEVQLDDDVYSELKTLMESTLDVKFEANLKSLRRILISSYNKEDLNKAAAEIKKITETISSLKIEKDTKLVPALETINFDDIKLLLTKLYEVDVEKTDLFYILSGEKAKIEQAEKFLSQLSGQLSEKPSKVYRITQIPEGFSVQELVEVLNKLTKVEVLTAGQTMVLWADKQSVENAEKILQELIANLPKVSETEKKITVKVIEYSEKVPFEEFTGFLQSIGNTSKLSAYPNLGVVVISGYEEDVQDAINNYKNFQEIVQQKSELAKVETQPVKISKNEDGSIAVKCNEISLREVISEIARELNISMVFIAVPEEKITMNVSSINWKQFTDLIQSQYGYAFLESDNVTVLIKPRSVTDTTTEEKFVYTLPHNLDRIKSLIEFYGGKVYIDELNDLMVVTGLSKKMKDQLDQTILQIAQPLKQIEIEAKLVDRSLIDEITRQNSLSISLPGQAPEITVSSTSLSLSTSVINLFDYQKLFSYLSGASVTAVFELNNSNNLDNLLASPRIVTSSGKEARILIGDRVPYQTIDADGNVIVNFLDTGIELRITPYVRTDGTIELNIFTKVSKPTYYPNIDIPGESTRETETDVILKNGDTLVIGGLMRETKEETSAKMPFLGDLPFIGQLFRSKTEKADKRELLIFITARVIEQ